ATGACCTAATTAGTCAAAGCAGAATTTTAATCCAAAAAGACAGAGTTTATCTGGTGCCGGCTGAATTTGAAGAAAAGCAAGGACTTCGCACCTTAAGGCAGGGACTATTTCTCGGTGAAATGAAGAAAAACCGTTTTCAACCCTCCCAAGCCCTTGCCATAGCCTTAAAATCAAACCAATATGATAAGCTTATAAACCTATCCTCTAAAGACCAAGATGTTATTCGATATTTAAAATGTGAAACCCTGACTGTTGAAAAAAGTAATGAAAAGGGATGGCAATTAGTATGTGTAGACGGCTATCCTTTAGGCTGGGGAAAGTTAAATAATAATACTTTAAAAAACATGTATTTGCCGGGATGGAGATGGATGTAATGGCAAAGCTTTTAAGACTTGATAAATACTTATCGGATATGAATATAGGCAGCAGAAGTGAAATTAAAATATGGATAAGGAAGGGAAGAGTTTGTATCAATTCTGTCCCTTGTAAAAAACCAGAGGAAAAGGTCGAGATTAATAAAGATGAAGTATGTTTTGACGGGAAGATAATAAAATATGAAAAATATATTTATCTTATGCTTAATAAACCGGCAGGATTTGTATCTGCTACAAAAGATAAGAAGGATAAGACAGTTATAGATTTGATAAGTGACATCCCCCATAAGGATTTGTTTCCTGTGGGAAGACTGGACAAGGATACTGAAGGGCTTCTTTTAATAACTAATCATGGAGAATTGGCACATCAATTACTGTCCCCAAAAAAGAAAATAGATAAGGTTTATTATGCAAGAATTGAGGGTAGGGTTACAACTGATGATGTAGAAGCCTTCTTATCAGGAATTTCTATAGGTGAAGAAAAACCCTGCCTTCCTGCAAAACTTAATATCTTAGTATCCGGTGATATATCAGAAATAGAACTTACTATTTGTGAAGGTAAGTTTCATCAGGTAAAAAGAATGTTTGAGGCAGTAGGAAAAAAGGTTATTTATCTAAAAAGGATATCCATGGCCGATTTACCTTTAGACCCTAATTTGGCACCGGGGGAATATAGGCGGTTAACAGATGGGGAAATAGAACACCTTAAAAATATTACATCACTAAAGAAGGAGTAAGTATTATGGAGATGTTAAAGAATATTGATGCTGTGATATTTGATTTAGACGGAACCTTGGTAGATTCCATGTGGATGTGGAAAACCATTGACATTGAGTATCTTGCTAGATTTGGTTTAGAATTTCCCGAGGATTTACAGGCTGATATTGAAGGAATGAGTTTTACTGAAACAGCCATCTTTTTCAAAAATCGCTTTAAGCTTCCTGATCCAGTGGACAAGATTAAAAGGGATTGGAATGAGATGGCATGGGATAAATATCTTAATGAAGTCCCCTTAAAAGAAGGGGTTAGAGAATTTTTGGACTATTTAAAAGAAAAGCAGATTCCTGCTGGGATTGCTACCAGTAATTCTAAGGAATTGGTAGATCTTATTATTAATAAGCATAATATTAGTGAATATTTTAAATCCATAAGGACTTCCTGTGAAGTTGAGAAAGGAAAGCCCTCCCCGGATATATATTTATTAGTGGCCAAGGATTTAAAGGTAGAGCCTTTAAGATGCCTTGTTTTTGAAGATATTATCCAAGGAATTATGGCAGGAAAAAATGCCAATATGAAAGTTTGTGCCGTATATGATGAGTTTTCTAAAGATGATGAAAAGGAAAAAATAAAATTAGCTGATTATTATATCCGCTCCATGAGGGAATTATTACAGTAGGAAACTGTGAAAGCAGGTGTAAGGATGAAACAGATTTTTGTGGATGATAATCAGGCCGGTCAGCGTTTGGATAAGCTTTTGTTAAAAGTATTAAATAAAGCCCCAAAAAGCTTTATTTATAAAATGTTGCGGAAAAAAAACATTGTATTAAACGGTAAAAAAGCTAATGGTTCGGAGATTCTAGCCCTTAAGGATGAAATAAAACTATATCTATCTGATGAGACCATAGAAAAGTTTTCTAAACCCATGGAGGCAGTTATCATAGATTATGAACTTGATATAATCTATGAGGATAAAAATATTCTAATATTAAATAAACCCCTAGGTATGCTTTCTCAAAAGGCAGTAAAGAGTGATTTATCAATAGTTGAATATCTTATTTCATATTTGCTGTCTACAAGACAGATAACAAATAAAGAGCTGCAAAGTTTTAAGCCCGGAATATGTAACCGCTTAGACCGTAATACCAGCGGTCTTTTAATTGCCGGCAAAACTCTTATAGGATTACAGGAGATGGCAAGGCTATTTAAGGAAAGAAAGATTGATAAATACTATCTTTGTATTGTTAAGGGGCAGATAAAAGAATTTAATAAAATAACAGGATACTTAAGCAAGGATAGTTCTAAAAATATGGTAACCATATCAAATGAAGAAACTGAAAATTCCAGCAATATCTGTACAGAATATCAGCCCCTAGCTTCAAATTCGGACTTTACCTTATTACAGGTTAAACTTATTACAGGCAGAACCCATCAAATTCGTGCTCATTTATCCGGTATGGGACATCCTATTGTAGGTGATGCAAAATACGGAGACTTAAAAACCAATAATTATTTTAAGGAGAAATATGGCCTAAAACATCAGCTTCTTCATTCTTACCGTTGTGTTTTTCCGCAGATTTTAGGTCAGCTGTCTAATTTGTCAGGTGGTGAATTTGAGGCAAAGGAACCTGAAATTTTCTCTACTATAAAAAAAGATTTATTTCATTTTTAATAATTTGATATTACAAGGGAGGATAAATATGGCATCCTGGAAATCCAGAGGACTGCGAGGTTCCATGCTGGAGGAGATGATTAATATTACCAACACTAAATATCGGGAGAAAGGTCTTGCCTTAATACAAAAGGTTCCTACTCCAATTACCCCCATTAAGATTGATAAAGAGACCAGGCATATAAATCTTGCTTATTTTGACCAAAAAAGTACAGTTGATTATATTGGGGTAGTACAAGGAATCCCAGTTTGCTTTGATGCAAAAGAGTGTGCCGGTGATACTTTTAGCCTAAGAAATGTCCATAAACATCAGATTCAGTTTATGAAGGAGTTTGAAGCCCAGGAGGGGGTGGCCTTTTTACTTATTTATTTTAAAAAACATAACCTATACTATTATCTTACATATGAATTATTATCAAAGTTTTGGAAAAGAGCCTTAGAGGGTGGAAGAAAAAGTTTTCGCTTTGATGAACTTGATTTATCCTTTCAAATACATATAAAAAACGGTGTTTGTATTCATTACCTTGAACAACTACAAAAAGATTTACTTTTAAGGGAAGCAAATATCCAAGATAATATAAAAGCATAAAAATTCATTATTGACATAGGATGTCTTATAAATTATAATGTAATAACACCTTCGCGTGGTAGCGAATTATCACGTTACCATGCGAAAGTATTATAAAAAAAGGTTGGTGTTATATATGAAAGATAAATTACTCCACACTCCTGAAGGGGTAAGAGATATTTATGGTACTGAATGTGCCGCCAAACTGATCTTGCAAAAGAAATTAGATCAGGTACTTAAGCTATATGGATTTAGGGATATTCAGACACCAAGCTTTGAATTTTTTGATATATTTAATCAGGAACGGGGAACAGTTTCTTCAAAGGATATGTACAAATTATTTGACAAGGAAGGAAACACCATGGTCCTTCGCCCCGATATTACACCTTCCATAGCCAGATGTGTGGCAAAATATTATAAAGAAGAAGAACTTCCCATACGTCTTTGCTATATAGGTAATACCTATATTAATAGCACCACATATCAGGGGAAGCTAAATGAAGTAACTCAGCTTGGGGCTGAACTGGTCAATGACGACAGTGTTGATGCCGATGCACAGATGCTTGCTATTACAATAGAATGCCTATTAAAGGCCGGACTCAAAGAATTTCAACTAGAGATTGGTAACGCAGACTTTTTTAGATCATTAATATCTGAAGCAGGTTTTGATGATGAAGAGGATATTGTAAAGCTAAAAACATCAATAGAAAATAAAAGTATGTTCGGCGTCGAAGACCTGGTTAAAAATAAGAAGATTAGTCAGGAATTAAAAGAAATATTTTTAAAGCTTCCTGAATTATTTGGTTCCATAGAAATATTAGATTATGCAAAAAGTCTGACAAATAACCCCCGTGCCATTAAAGCTATAAATAGATTAGAAGAACTTTATGATATTATGGCCATATATGGCTTTGAAAAATATATTTCATTTGATCTTGGTATGCTTAGTAAATATGACTATTATACCGGCCTTATCTTTAAGGCTTATACATATAAGACCGGAGAGGCCATTGTAACCGGCGGCCGATATGACAATCTAGTAGGACAATTTGGTAAGAATTGCCCTGCCATAGGTCTTGCCATAGTAATTGATAATTTAATGACGGCATTAAGCAGACAGAAATTATTACCCCGGATAGAAGCTTCCGATACTATGATTCTTTATAGGCAAGAGTATAGAAAACATGCCATAGCCTTAGCTAATTATTTCCGAAAAGAAGGGAATAATGTTATTCTACAGCTGTCGAATGCCCATATATCAAAAAGTAATATGTCCGCAGACAATAAGTCTATGGATATCTTGTCACTTAATGATTATAGGTCATATATGCAAAGAATGAACATAGGGGGCTTATTATTAATTGATAATGATAATGAAATTACAATTATGGATGCCCATGATGGCAGTATCAAGAAAGCCGATTTTAAAGAGCTGATAGGAAGTAAATAAAAAAGAAAGATACATACTACTATAGTAGAATGCATGTCTATGAAAGGGTGGTGACCATGAGATATATTACAATCGCATTAGCAAAGGGTAGATTGGCTATAAAAACTTTAGACTTGTTAGAAAAAATAGGAATCACCTGTGACGAGATTCGGGATAAGTCTTCCAGAAAATTAATTTTTGTTAATGATGATTTAAAGCTAAAGTTTTTTCTTGCTAAAGCCAATGATGTACCTACATATGTGGAATACGGAGCAGCGGATATAGGTGTTGTCGGTAAGGATACTATACTAGAAGAGGGCAGAAAGATGTATGAGGTCCTAGATCTTGGGTTTGGTAAATGCAGAATGTGCGTAGCAGGCCCGGCCTCTGCAGATAAATTTCTACATCACGGTGAATTAATCCGTGTTGCAACCAAGTATCCTAATATTGCAAAGGATTATTTTTACAATAAAAAACACCAGACGGTTGAGATAATAAAACTGAACGGTTCCATTGAACTGGCACCGATTGTAGGCCTGGCAGAAGTAATTGTAGATATTGTTGAGACCGGATCAACCCTTAGGGAAAACGGTTTGGTTGTTCTTGAAGAAATCTGTGATATATCAGCCAGAATGGTTGTCAATGAAGTCAGCATGAAGATGGAGCATGAACGAATATCTAAAATAATTAAGGATTTAAAAGAATATTTGCATGGGGGTAATTAATATGAGAATTATTGAATTAAATGAAACAAGTAAGAAGAATATTTTGGAAAACTTATTAAAAAGAAGTCCAAATCAATACGAAGCCTATGCTAATATTGTGGATCAAATTATTAAAGATGTCCGTAATAATGGGGATAAGGCTTTGTTTTCTTATACTAAGGAATTTGATAAGGCTGATATTAATGAAGCTAATATAAAAGTTACAGAAGAAGAAATAAAAAAAGCTTATCAGCAGGTTGATAATAAATTACTTGAAATTTTAAGAAAAGCTAAGAAAAGTATTGAAGAATATCATACAAAACAAAAACAAAACAGCTGGTTTGATGCTTCAAAGGAAGGTATTATACTTGGTCAAAAAGTAACTCCCATAGAAAAGGTAGGAGTATATGTTCCCGGCGGAAAAGCAGCTTATCTTTCAACTGTACTTATGGATGTTATTCCTGCAAAGGTTGCAGGAGTAGATAGGATTGTTATGGTAACCCCCCCAGATACTAAGGGAGAAGTTTATGCCGGAACCTTAGTTGCCGCTAGTGAAGCAGGAGTTACTGAGATTTATAAGGTGGGAGGTGCCCAAGCTATTGCAGCCTTAGCCTTTGGAACCAAGAGTATTCCCAAGGTAGATAAAATTGTAGGTCCCGGTAATAT
This genomic interval from Herbinix luporum contains the following:
- the hisZ gene encoding ATP phosphoribosyltransferase regulatory subunit — protein: MKDKLLHTPEGVRDIYGTECAAKLILQKKLDQVLKLYGFRDIQTPSFEFFDIFNQERGTVSSKDMYKLFDKEGNTMVLRPDITPSIARCVAKYYKEEELPIRLCYIGNTYINSTTYQGKLNEVTQLGAELVNDDSVDADAQMLAITIECLLKAGLKEFQLEIGNADFFRSLISEAGFDDEEDIVKLKTSIENKSMFGVEDLVKNKKISQELKEIFLKLPELFGSIEILDYAKSLTNNPRAIKAINRLEELYDIMAIYGFEKYISFDLGMLSKYDYYTGLIFKAYTYKTGEAIVTGGRYDNLVGQFGKNCPAIGLAIVIDNLMTALSRQKLLPRIEASDTMILYRQEYRKHAIALANYFRKEGNNVILQLSNAHISKSNMSADNKSMDILSLNDYRSYMQRMNIGGLLLIDNDNEITIMDAHDGSIKKADFKELIGSK
- a CDS encoding HAD family hydrolase, which gives rise to MLKNIDAVIFDLDGTLVDSMWMWKTIDIEYLARFGLEFPEDLQADIEGMSFTETAIFFKNRFKLPDPVDKIKRDWNEMAWDKYLNEVPLKEGVREFLDYLKEKQIPAGIATSNSKELVDLIINKHNISEYFKSIRTSCEVEKGKPSPDIYLLVAKDLKVEPLRCLVFEDIIQGIMAGKNANMKVCAVYDEFSKDDEKEKIKLADYYIRSMRELLQ
- a CDS encoding pseudouridine synthase, producing MAKLLRLDKYLSDMNIGSRSEIKIWIRKGRVCINSVPCKKPEEKVEINKDEVCFDGKIIKYEKYIYLMLNKPAGFVSATKDKKDKTVIDLISDIPHKDLFPVGRLDKDTEGLLLITNHGELAHQLLSPKKKIDKVYYARIEGRVTTDDVEAFLSGISIGEEKPCLPAKLNILVSGDISEIELTICEGKFHQVKRMFEAVGKKVIYLKRISMADLPLDPNLAPGEYRRLTDGEIEHLKNITSLKKE
- a CDS encoding RluA family pseudouridine synthase, with the translated sequence MKQIFVDDNQAGQRLDKLLLKVLNKAPKSFIYKMLRKKNIVLNGKKANGSEILALKDEIKLYLSDETIEKFSKPMEAVIIDYELDIIYEDKNILILNKPLGMLSQKAVKSDLSIVEYLISYLLSTRQITNKELQSFKPGICNRLDRNTSGLLIAGKTLIGLQEMARLFKERKIDKYYLCIVKGQIKEFNKITGYLSKDSSKNMVTISNEETENSSNICTEYQPLASNSDFTLLQVKLITGRTHQIRAHLSGMGHPIVGDAKYGDLKTNNYFKEKYGLKHQLLHSYRCVFPQILGQLSNLSGGEFEAKEPEIFSTIKKDLFHF
- the hisG gene encoding ATP phosphoribosyltransferase codes for the protein MRYITIALAKGRLAIKTLDLLEKIGITCDEIRDKSSRKLIFVNDDLKLKFFLAKANDVPTYVEYGAADIGVVGKDTILEEGRKMYEVLDLGFGKCRMCVAGPASADKFLHHGELIRVATKYPNIAKDYFYNKKHQTVEIIKLNGSIELAPIVGLAEVIVDIVETGSTLRENGLVVLEEICDISARMVVNEVSMKMEHERISKIIKDLKEYLHGGN
- a CDS encoding Holliday junction resolvase RecU, yielding MASWKSRGLRGSMLEEMINITNTKYREKGLALIQKVPTPITPIKIDKETRHINLAYFDQKSTVDYIGVVQGIPVCFDAKECAGDTFSLRNVHKHQIQFMKEFEAQEGVAFLLIYFKKHNLYYYLTYELLSKFWKRALEGGRKSFRFDELDLSFQIHIKNGVCIHYLEQLQKDLLLREANIQDNIKA